One Peptostreptococcus equinus genomic window carries:
- a CDS encoding betaine/proline/choline family ABC transporter ATP-binding protein, whose protein sequence is MIEYKNISKKYPNGKMAVRDVNMKFDKGEFVCFIGTSGSGKTTLMRMLNRMLEPTSGEITISGKNIKDYNEVELRRKIGYVIQQIGLMPHMTIYENITMVPKLLKWPEERRRQVAQELIKMVELPESFLERYPSELSGGQQQRIGVIRALAADQDVVLMDEPFGALDPLTRESLQSTVKRLQQQMGKTFVFVTHDMDEAIKLADKIAIMDKGELIQFDTVDNILMNPANDFVRNMIGEDRLSEAQFNMDTVEHIMMKSPIKVNVNSTLRTAVNMMHNNRVDTLFVVDDNDVLLGALDVFALRGEKRLLTTPISDLLKRANAISNTTKVKDALYYINELQYRNLPVIDHEGKLVGLITRATMMDCLYDNFWSGYEPEENEVVITDGYVMEDHKNTEPKVDLSFLKNDKKIENNENLSEDNSNVRVVNKSEEEVR, encoded by the coding sequence ATGATAGAATACAAAAATATATCAAAGAAATATCCAAATGGAAAGATGGCAGTAAGAGATGTAAATATGAAGTTTGATAAAGGAGAGTTTGTTTGCTTTATAGGTACATCAGGTAGTGGTAAAACTACTTTAATGAGAATGTTAAATAGAATGCTTGAACCAACAAGTGGAGAAATAACAATTAGTGGAAAAAATATAAAGGACTATAATGAAGTTGAATTAAGAAGAAAAATCGGTTATGTTATTCAACAAATCGGACTAATGCCACATATGACAATATATGAAAATATAACTATGGTTCCAAAGTTATTGAAGTGGCCAGAAGAAAGAAGAAGACAGGTTGCTCAAGAATTGATAAAAATGGTTGAATTACCAGAGAGTTTTTTAGAGAGATACCCTTCAGAATTATCTGGTGGTCAGCAACAGAGAATAGGTGTTATTAGAGCTTTGGCTGCAGACCAAGATGTAGTATTAATGGATGAGCCATTTGGTGCACTTGACCCATTGACTAGAGAATCCTTACAGTCTACAGTTAAGAGACTGCAACAACAAATGGGCAAAACATTTGTATTTGTTACACACGATATGGACGAAGCAATAAAATTAGCTGACAAAATAGCCATAATGGACAAAGGAGAGTTAATTCAGTTTGATACTGTTGATAATATACTTATGAATCCAGCAAATGACTTTGTTAGAAATATGATAGGCGAAGATAGATTATCGGAAGCACAGTTTAATATGGATACAGTAGAACATATAATGATGAAAAGTCCAATAAAGGTAAATGTTAATTCTACTCTTAGAACAGCCGTAAATATGATGCATAATAACAGAGTTGATACTCTATTTGTAGTTGATGATAACGATGTTTTATTAGGAGCTTTGGACGTATTCGCACTAAGAGGCGAAAAGAGACTGCTTACAACGCCAATCAGCGATTTATTGAAGAGAGCTAATGCTATTTCTAATACTACAAAGGTTAAGGATGCTCTATATTATATAAATGAGTTACAATATAGAAATCTTCCAGTAATAGATCATGAAGGTAAGTTAGTTGGTTTGATTACTAGGGCTACAATGATGGATTGTCTATATGATAATTTCTGGAGCGGTTATGAACCAGAAGAAAATGAAGTCGTAATCACTGATGGTTATGTAATGGAAGATCATAAAAATACTGAACCTAAAGTTGATTTAAGTTTTTTAAAAAATGATAAAAAAATAGAAAATAATGAAAATTTATCAGAAGATAATTCTAATGTTAGAGTCGTAAATAAATCTGAAGAAGAAGTAAGGTAG
- a CDS encoding ABC transporter permease produces the protein MSDNIKSRKFFSLPLMKQNIKSNMIVVIAITLIMCMVATVINYAMSTLQKETISDQIKNAEKSFYAHMFVLTSYNEQSQKAIENMIKSNPSMQNISQEQKDTIIRDKVKKLSYMDFVNRNNRKVYDELFDKAEKTRNKKNNKYKISSDELDKDIKILKKSSVDMNVYVKNFDYLYNLKDKKGVFSGKDLSTRDMINTNMKALGVSTQFIKNMTDMDMGTMMNQMYYTVMGLLPIFLLIIIVSNNLIADQVDKGSMAYILSTPTKRSAVVTTHMIYMIVMPALVISIVCLVRVFTSYMFFDTVNLDRIIGLHIGMYAIVEAVSGICFLGGCLFNSSKNAMAFGGGLTMWFFLCSLLGFFGSDDIVMLGIGVEKLSLFNKMTIVGFYDIKSISTLGTSNIDYGFEWKLAILFIIAILTYLIASIKFVKKDLPL, from the coding sequence ATGTCAGATAATATAAAGAGTAGGAAGTTTTTTTCTCTTCCTCTTATGAAACAAAATATAAAGTCAAATATGATTGTTGTGATAGCAATAACTCTTATAATGTGTATGGTTGCAACAGTAATCAACTATGCTATGTCAACACTTCAAAAAGAGACTATAAGTGATCAAATAAAAAATGCAGAAAAATCTTTTTACGCTCATATGTTTGTTTTGACTTCATATAATGAACAAAGTCAAAAAGCAATAGAAAATATGATAAAATCTAATCCTTCTATGCAGAATATAAGTCAAGAACAAAAAGATACTATAATAAGAGATAAAGTAAAAAAATTATCTTATATGGATTTTGTAAACAGGAACAATAGAAAAGTATATGATGAATTGTTCGATAAGGCAGAAAAGACAAGAAATAAAAAAAATAATAAGTATAAGATTTCTTCTGATGAATTAGATAAGGATATAAAAATATTAAAAAAATCTAGCGTCGATATGAATGTGTATGTAAAAAACTTCGATTATTTATATAATTTAAAGGACAAAAAAGGTGTTTTTAGTGGAAAAGATTTAAGTACTAGAGATATGATAAATACAAATATGAAAGCATTAGGAGTATCAACACAATTTATAAAAAATATGACTGATATGGATATGGGTACAATGATGAATCAGATGTATTATACAGTTATGGGATTGCTTCCGATTTTCCTTTTAATAATAATAGTATCTAATAATTTGATAGCAGATCAAGTCGACAAGGGGTCTATGGCATATATACTATCTACACCTACTAAGAGGTCAGCTGTTGTTACAACTCATATGATATATATGATAGTAATGCCAGCCTTAGTAATTTCAATAGTTTGTCTAGTAAGAGTTTTCACTTCATATATGTTTTTTGATACTGTAAATCTTGATAGAATAATAGGACTTCATATTGGAATGTATGCAATTGTAGAAGCTGTATCTGGAATTTGCTTCTTGGGTGGCTGTCTATTTAATTCTAGTAAAAATGCAATGGCATTCGGTGGAGGACTTACAATGTGGTTTTTTTTATGTTCCCTTCTAGGATTTTTTGGTTCTGATGATATTGTGATGCTTGGTATAGGAGTAGAAAAATTAAGTTTATTCAACAAGATGACAATAGTAGGTTTTTATGATATTAAATCTATATCAACCTTGGGTACATCTAATATTGATTATGGATTTGAGTGGAAATTAGCAATATTATTTATTATTGCAATTCTTACATATTTGATTGCTAGTATAAAATTTGTAAAAAAAGATTTACCATTATAA
- a CDS encoding ABC transporter ATP-binding protein, giving the protein MPIEKKNKAFIQIKNLTKDYGKNRGIFDINLDIKRGQVYGIVGTNGSGKTTTIRNIMGFVKADKGSVTINGLDAWKDALEIKKFTSYVPGEISFPRLPTGKDFLKIQAEFLQIKDPTYMNYLLDKLKLDPNADLKRMSKGMKQKTALIAALMGEKDLLILDEPTTGLDPLMRDVFISLIREEKSKGKTILISTHIFGELEAVCDKVAMIKNGRIINVVDVNDIDEKTVKIFRLGFENKEELKEFLNQNEDEKSSFLQINKVKEDYCRISFDKKNINQVFELLSKHKVKFFREEEFALEHKFKESFYEDEKNT; this is encoded by the coding sequence ATGCCTATAGAAAAAAAAAATAAAGCATTTATACAAATAAAAAATCTTACCAAAGATTATGGTAAAAATAGGGGTATATTTGATATAAATCTAGATATTAAAAGAGGACAGGTCTATGGTATAGTGGGAACCAATGGTTCTGGAAAGACAACAACCATTAGAAATATAATGGGCTTTGTAAAAGCAGATAAAGGTAGTGTTACAATAAATGGTTTAGATGCTTGGAAAGACGCATTAGAAATTAAAAAATTTACATCATATGTACCTGGAGAGATTTCTTTTCCTAGGTTGCCTACAGGTAAAGATTTTTTGAAAATACAAGCAGAATTTTTGCAGATTAAAGATCCAACATATATGAACTATCTTTTGGATAAATTAAAATTAGATCCTAATGCCGATTTAAAAAGAATGTCAAAAGGCATGAAACAAAAAACAGCATTAATTGCAGCTTTGATGGGAGAAAAGGATTTACTTATATTGGATGAGCCAACAACAGGATTAGACCCACTTATGAGAGATGTATTTATATCACTTATACGTGAAGAGAAATCCAAAGGAAAAACGATTTTAATATCCACTCATATTTTTGGCGAATTGGAAGCTGTTTGCGACAAAGTTGCCATGATAAAAAATGGAAGAATAATAAATGTAGTTGATGTGAATGATATAGATGAAAAAACTGTTAAAATTTTTAGATTAGGCTTTGAAAATAAAGAGGAACTAAAAGAATTTTTGAATCAAAATGAAGATGAAAAATCAAGCTTTCTTCAAATAAATAAAGTTAAAGAGGATTATTGTAGAATATCATTTGATAAAAAAAATATAAACCAAGTTTTTGAGTTATTAAGCAAGCATAAGGTTAAATTTTTTAGAGAAGAAGAATTTGCTTTAGAGCATAAATTTAAAGAATCATTTTATGAAGATGAAAAAAATACATAA
- a CDS encoding ABC transporter ATP-binding protein, with protein sequence MSIIKVDNLTKDYGHGRGIFNVSFKIDKGECFGFLGPNGAGKTTTIRHLMGFSKPLYGNVSILDKDCWEESYILKANIGYLPGEISFPNSMTGKSFLDMMANMRNLVSREYEKSLIERFNIDIDLLIDMISLGDKRKLAIITAFMHDPDILILDEPTSGLDPIMQDTFIDFIKNEKERGKTILLSSHIFKEVEATCDRIAIIKDGRIVDEFLARDFKENADRSYKMVFEEKCSVYNLIDKFHDFEIKKENELIATIKLKDNDIYKLIEFLAGEKISDFTENKSSLEEYFMEFYELDRDFEEVTL encoded by the coding sequence ATGTCGATTATTAAAGTGGATAATTTGACTAAAGATTATGGTCACGGCAGAGGTATTTTCAATGTCAGTTTTAAAATAGATAAAGGAGAATGTTTTGGATTTTTGGGACCTAATGGAGCGGGAAAGACTACGACAATAAGGCACTTGATGGGATTTTCAAAACCCCTGTACGGAAATGTTTCAATTTTAGATAAGGACTGTTGGGAAGAATCATATATTTTAAAAGCTAATATAGGATATCTTCCAGGAGAAATTTCCTTTCCTAATTCTATGACTGGAAAATCATTTTTAGATATGATGGCGAATATGAGAAATTTAGTAAGTAGAGAATATGAAAAATCATTGATAGAAAGATTTAATATAGATATTGATTTACTAATAGATATGATAAGTTTGGGCGATAAAAGAAAGTTAGCTATAATCACTGCTTTTATGCATGATCCTGATATTCTGATATTAGATGAACCAACTTCAGGATTGGATCCAATAATGCAGGATACTTTTATTGATTTTATTAAGAATGAGAAAGAAAGAGGAAAAACTATTTTATTGTCCTCTCATATTTTTAAAGAAGTAGAGGCGACTTGTGACAGGATTGCAATAATTAAAGATGGGAGAATAGTAGATGAGTTTTTGGCTAGAGATTTCAAAGAGAACGCAGATAGAAGTTACAAGATGGTATTTGAAGAAAAATGTTCTGTATACAATCTTATAGATAAATTCCATGATTTTGAAATAAAAAAAGAAAACGAATTAATAGCTACTATAAAATTAAAAGATAATGATATATACAAATTAATTGAGTTTTTGGCTGGAGAAAAAATTTCTGATTTTACAGAAAATAAATCTAGCTTAGAAGAATATTTTATGGAATTTTACGAGTTGGATAGAGACTTTGAGGAGGTGACTCTTTAA
- a CDS encoding TetR/AcrR family transcriptional regulator gives MPNSIPARNRIISSFWKLLSKHNYSDITIKSIAIDAKVNHNTIYYHFKNIDEIALTALDDVIIDDLPELFLSILSDVDKKINYENFLIEKGLLDTFMKIRLFARGDSIFLYNNIKNIMLEKWLLAINVDLNYLEEEDLVDLEFIFNGITSLVANPIIEKDPKILTTIVNRPLGHGIIATINRLKEKYN, from the coding sequence ATGCCAAATAGTATACCTGCTAGGAATAGAATAATATCTAGTTTTTGGAAATTATTATCCAAACATAATTATTCAGATATAACAATTAAATCAATAGCAATTGATGCAAAAGTAAATCATAACACTATTTACTATCATTTTAAAAATATTGACGAAATTGCACTAACTGCTTTGGATGATGTGATAATAGATGATTTACCAGAATTGTTTTTATCAATATTATCAGATGTTGATAAAAAAATTAATTACGAAAACTTCTTGATAGAAAAAGGTCTCTTAGACACATTTATGAAAATACGTTTATTCGCAAGAGGCGACTCTATTTTTCTGTACAATAATATTAAAAATATAATGCTTGAAAAATGGTTACTAGCTATAAATGTAGATTTGAATTATTTAGAAGAGGAAGATTTAGTAGATTTAGAGTTTATTTTTAATGGCATTACCAGCCTAGTTGCAAACCCTATAATAGAAAAAGATCCAAAAATTTTAACTACAATTGTTAATAGACCTTTGGGACATGGCATTATAGCCACTATTAATCGACTAAAAGAAAAATATAATTAA
- a CDS encoding helix-turn-helix domain-containing protein, whose protein sequence is MSKLKKLMIEKEIDISLLAASINVNDDKLEKIIEKDNIENYLDIMQLAELARVLDVEIDDLN, encoded by the coding sequence ATGTCAAAACTTAAGAAATTAATGATAGAAAAAGAAATAGATATTAGTCTTTTAGCAGCATCTATAAACGTTAATGATGATAAATTAGAAAAAATAATTGAAAAAGATAATATAGAAAATTATTTAGATATTATGCAGTTAGCTGAACTAGCAAGAGTACTAGATGTAGAAATAGATGATCTAAATTAA
- a CDS encoding MATE family efflux transporter, which translates to MNIDLTQDNITKSLIRFAMPLMLANIMQQFYNITDTFIVGRFIGPNALASVGASYALIIFITSIIIGLCMGSGVFTSIQFGKRDLNMLKNGLFISFTIVGIFTLILNFFAYIYLNEIINILQIPKQIFKMTRDYLNVIFFGIFATFLYNYYANMLRAIGNSLIPVIFLGVSLIFNVALDIIFIVYMNMGVFGAGFATVISQYICAVGVIIYSFKFEELKVNRENMKMDRDIIKSIANLSLLTSMQQSIMNFGILTVQGLVNSFGTIVMAAFSTAVKIDTLAYSPVQDFGNAYSTFIAQNYGAGNSDRIKKGTKISIKIVIIFCMVISSFVYIFAPKLMSIFVDKSMYNLINIGVQYLRIVSVFYIGIGILFMFYGYFRAINKAEISLVLTIISLGTRVALAFTLSSIPFIGIKGIWIAIPIGWILADLCGLFFYKKPIV; encoded by the coding sequence ATGAATATAGATCTAACACAAGATAATATTACAAAATCTTTGATAAGATTTGCTATGCCTCTAATGCTAGCCAATATAATGCAACAATTTTATAATATTACAGATACTTTTATAGTAGGTAGATTTATTGGACCTAATGCACTAGCTTCAGTGGGAGCATCTTATGCATTAATTATTTTTATAACTTCAATAATAATTGGTTTGTGTATGGGAAGTGGGGTTTTTACATCTATACAATTTGGCAAAAGAGATTTAAATATGCTAAAAAATGGGCTTTTTATTTCATTTACGATTGTTGGTATTTTTACTTTAATTTTAAATTTTTTTGCCTATATATATTTGAATGAGATAATAAATATTCTTCAAATACCAAAACAGATTTTTAAAATGACCAGAGATTACTTAAATGTAATATTTTTTGGTATATTCGCTACTTTTCTATATAATTATTATGCTAATATGCTTAGGGCAATTGGAAATTCATTAATACCTGTTATATTTTTGGGTGTTTCCTTAATTTTTAACGTTGCATTGGATATTATTTTCATTGTTTATATGAATATGGGTGTATTTGGTGCGGGTTTTGCTACAGTAATATCTCAATATATCTGTGCGGTTGGAGTAATAATATATTCATTTAAATTTGAAGAATTAAAAGTAAATAGAGAGAATATGAAGATGGATAGGGATATTATAAAATCTATTGCTAATTTGTCTTTACTTACAAGTATGCAACAATCTATTATGAACTTTGGGATTTTAACTGTACAGGGATTAGTAAATTCTTTTGGAACAATTGTTATGGCAGCCTTTTCTACTGCTGTGAAGATTGATACTTTGGCATATAGTCCAGTTCAAGATTTTGGAAATGCATATTCTACATTTATTGCACAAAACTATGGTGCAGGAAATAGTGACAGAATTAAAAAAGGAACGAAGATTTCAATAAAAATAGTTATTATATTTTGCATGGTTATTAGTTCCTTTGTATATATTTTTGCTCCTAAACTTATGAGTATTTTTGTGGATAAAAGTATGTATAATCTTATAAATATAGGCGTGCAATATTTGAGAATAGTATCTGTATTTTATATAGGAATTGGAATATTATTTATGTTTTATGGATATTTTAGAGCAATCAACAAGGCTGAAATATCTCTAGTATTGACTATAATATCCCTAGGAACTAGGGTTGCACTAGCTTTTACTTTATCGTCTATTCCATTTATAGGAATAAAAGGTATATGGATTGCAATACCTATTGGCTGGATATTGGCTGATTTATGTGGATTATTTTTTTATAAAAAGCCTATTGTATAA
- a CDS encoding ferritin, whose product MKAEVAKALNDHINFEFHSGYIYLQLALAMEEQNYKGYSSWLMQHYNEELLHAQAFINFMIKRDETPILEDIKASQFDMKEPVEVAKFIYEHEKKVTEKIYKINDIAKKADDYATEIFMHTFINEQIEEEDITKDIYDKFTLSGDSISAKMLVDNNLSTPSPADTTL is encoded by the coding sequence ATGAAAGCAGAAGTAGCAAAGGCTTTGAATGATCATATTAATTTTGAATTTCATTCAGGGTATATTTATCTACAGTTAGCACTTGCAATGGAAGAGCAGAATTATAAAGGATATTCATCATGGTTGATGCAACATTATAATGAAGAGTTATTGCACGCACAGGCTTTTATCAATTTTATGATAAAGAGAGATGAAACACCAATTCTTGAAGATATAAAAGCTTCACAATTTGATATGAAGGAGCCGGTTGAAGTAGCAAAATTTATATATGAACATGAAAAGAAAGTGACAGAGAAAATATATAAGATAAATGATATAGCGAAAAAGGCGGATGACTATGCCACTGAAATATTTATGCATACTTTCATTAATGAGCAGATAGAAGAAGAGGATATAACAAAGGACATATATGATAAATTTACTTTAAGTGGTGATAGTATATCAGCAAAGATGTTGGTAGATAATAATTTATCTACTCCATCACCTGCAGATACGACATTATAA
- a CDS encoding alpha/beta hydrolase fold domain-containing protein yields the protein MSIFNKLRISHLIDPQEKQALSKQEELSPGLYSQNLSIEDIRKVYENERQYWNQNLPLVKYIEEKSIKTRYNNVKVHLFSNIKEKSPAIIFIHGGGFILGSTNTHRSIIHRLCNLSGYKVISIDYSLAPEAKFPQQLEECMDVILDIKNNSTKWNIDPKQISFCGDSAGAALSLGLFLKLRDENILDERLNIKSLLLAYGTYGLRDSMTRRLYGNELDGLTEEELDKYFKLYLNDQEEAKNPYIDLLSADLKNKIPPTYIVGAELDPLLDDSRALYTILKSNGINCEIEIANGVLHAFWQHSLMVDKAEKSIKMAIEFLKNI from the coding sequence ATGTCAATATTTAACAAACTAAGAATATCACACCTTATAGACCCTCAAGAGAAGCAAGCATTATCTAAGCAGGAAGAGCTTTCACCAGGTCTATATAGTCAAAATCTAAGCATAGAAGATATAAGAAAAGTATATGAAAACGAAAGGCAATACTGGAATCAGAATCTTCCACTAGTAAAGTATATAGAAGAAAAATCAATTAAAACTAGATATAATAATGTAAAAGTTCATTTATTTTCAAATATCAAGGAAAAATCCCCTGCAATAATTTTTATTCATGGTGGAGGCTTTATACTAGGAAGTACAAATACACATAGGTCAATAATTCATAGACTCTGTAATTTATCAGGTTATAAAGTAATTTCTATAGATTATTCTTTGGCACCAGAAGCAAAGTTTCCTCAGCAATTAGAAGAATGTATGGATGTGATTTTAGATATAAAAAACAATTCTACTAAATGGAATATTGATCCAAAACAAATTTCTTTTTGTGGTGACTCTGCAGGTGCAGCCTTATCTCTAGGACTTTTTTTGAAATTAAGAGATGAAAATATTCTTGATGAGAGGCTAAATATAAAGAGTTTATTACTTGCTTATGGAACTTATGGATTGAGAGATTCAATGACTAGGCGACTTTATGGAAATGAATTAGATGGTCTAACAGAAGAAGAATTAGACAAATATTTTAAATTATATTTAAATGACCAAGAAGAGGCAAAGAATCCTTATATTGATTTGTTGAGTGCTGACTTAAAAAACAAAATTCCACCAACATATATTGTAGGAGCGGAATTAGATCCTTTATTGGATGATTCAAGAGCCTTATATACAATATTAAAATCAAATGGCATAAATTGTGAAATAGAAATTGCAAATGGAGTATTACATGCATTTTGGCAACATTCTTTAATGGTTGATAAGGCAGAAAAATCAATAAAAATGGCAATAGAATTTTTAAAAAATATTTGA
- the cas2 gene encoding CRISPR-associated endonuclease Cas2 → MLIISYDISDNKLRTQFSKFLSAYGYRLQYSVFDIENSARMIDNITSQIEGRFMKKFSNSDSVIMFKIKNEDDIIRYGYAKNDEKDMIVIF, encoded by the coding sequence ATGTTAATAATTAGCTATGATATATCTGACAATAAGCTTAGAACTCAATTTTCTAAATTTCTATCTGCATATGGATATAGATTACAATATTCAGTTTTTGATATTGAAAATAGTGCTAGAATGATTGATAATATAACTTCACAGATAGAGGGAAGATTTATGAAAAAATTTTCTAATTCTGATTCAGTAATAATGTTTAAAATAAAAAATGAAGATGATATAATAAGATATGGATATGCCAAAAATGATGAAAAAGATATGATTGTAATTTTTTAG
- the cas1 gene encoding type V CRISPR-associated endonuclease Cas1, with amino-acid sequence MIQRTDFEKKQILFVFTNKKEKLSISNQNIIVKDENGKIKHQSTCHRLYLVFIIGHMSITTALIQKAKKYNFTICLMNTSMKMYELIGTKMEGNTLLRKAQYEYNGLDIGKGIISNKIHNQSLALGKIRKKSEKRQKIIEELNNIKDKVIFTANTGQEIMGLEGQASKLYFSQIFEGIEWKRRVPRIKEDYINSTLDIGYTVLFNFIESLLNIYGFDTYYGVLHKEFYMRKSLVCDLMEPFRSLIDYEVRKNINLKKFKKEDFILVNKQYQLKWENSPKYVSALAKPIIENKEEIFLYLQTYYRAFMKRKSIDGFPVYIMR; translated from the coding sequence ATGATTCAGAGAACCGACTTTGAAAAGAAACAAATATTATTTGTATTTACAAATAAGAAAGAAAAATTATCAATATCTAATCAAAATATAATAGTGAAAGACGAAAATGGAAAAATAAAACATCAATCAACATGTCATAGATTATACCTAGTATTTATTATAGGGCATATGTCGATTACAACTGCATTAATACAAAAAGCAAAAAAATATAACTTTACAATTTGCCTAATGAATACAAGTATGAAGATGTATGAACTAATCGGTACAAAGATGGAAGGTAATACATTATTGAGGAAGGCTCAGTATGAATATAATGGTTTAGATATTGGCAAGGGTATAATATCTAATAAAATACATAATCAAAGCCTTGCATTAGGTAAAATAAGGAAAAAATCTGAAAAAAGACAAAAAATTATTGAGGAGTTAAATAACATTAAGGATAAAGTAATTTTTACTGCTAACACAGGTCAAGAAATAATGGGATTAGAAGGTCAAGCATCGAAACTGTATTTTTCGCAAATATTTGAAGGTATTGAATGGAAAAGAAGAGTACCAAGAATAAAGGAAGATTATATAAATTCAACATTGGATATTGGATATACGGTATTATTCAATTTTATTGAATCTTTGTTGAATATATATGGTTTTGATACATATTATGGTGTATTACATAAAGAATTTTATATGCGTAAATCTTTAGTATGTGATTTGATGGAACCATTTAGATCCTTAATTGATTATGAAGTAAGGAAAAATATTAATTTGAAAAAATTTAAAAAAGAAGATTTTATATTGGTAAATAAACAATATCAATTAAAATGGGAAAATTCTCCAAAGTATGTGTCTGCACTTGCCAAACCAATAATTGAAAATAAAGAGGAAATTTTTCTTTATTTACAGACATACTATAGAGCCTTTATGAAAAGAAAATCTATTGATGGGTTCCCAGTATATATAATGAGGTGA
- the cas4 gene encoding type V CRISPR-associated protein Cas4, with translation MDNLIIITNLNDFIFCPASIYFHNLYGSLDPIIYNSNKQIDGKNAHESVDKNKYSTKKNILTGISVYSEKYGLTGKIDIFDSEQGLLTERKKKIVNIYDGYIFQLYAQYFCMKEMGYDVKKLRFHSIDDNKNYEVNLPENDVVMFGKFENIIEQMRTFELSKFKQNNISKCRNCIYEPACDRSLI, from the coding sequence ATGGATAACCTTATTATTATTACAAATTTAAATGACTTTATATTTTGTCCAGCTTCTATATATTTTCATAATTTGTATGGAAGCTTGGACCCTATTATCTATAATTCTAATAAACAAATTGATGGTAAAAATGCTCATGAGAGTGTGGATAAAAATAAGTATTCTACAAAGAAGAATATTTTAACTGGTATATCAGTTTATTCAGAAAAATATGGTCTAACAGGTAAAATAGATATATTTGATTCTGAACAGGGATTATTAACAGAAAGAAAAAAGAAAATAGTTAATATTTATGATGGTTACATATTTCAATTGTATGCTCAATACTTTTGTATGAAGGAAATGGGATATGATGTAAAGAAATTGAGGTTTCATAGTATTGATGACAATAAAAACTATGAAGTTAATTTACCAGAAAATGATGTTGTTATGTTTGGGAAATTTGAGAATATTATTGAACAAATGAGGACATTTGAGTTGAGCAAATTTAAACAAAATAATATATCTAAATGTAGGAATTGCATTTATGAGCCAGCATGTGATAGGAGTTTGATATGA